One Streptomyces sp. NBC_01237 genomic region harbors:
- a CDS encoding CPBP family intramembrane glutamic endopeptidase — MRAGTSSTQDSRPGRGLTWPWFLVVVIAYAAIIQGLGALIGVDTSYSDSQFPTTESLVRNALIPIGASIVFAAAVVTWLGWWREVLHYRAPVRRWVRWVPISMLVVALVGVNYGHLADQSLSLVACLLVLGLFVGVGEELMFRGIGVHVFRRAGLTEGKVALYSSLVFGLVHISNAFGEGAQAIAQALIVSTSGYFFYLCLRVGGIILLPMLVHGLWDTSLISNLVGDEPQASVGMALIILLQVTLIVVVLVKRHKIEPVALSRREPVTGPNQSAA; from the coding sequence GTGCGTGCCGGAACCAGTTCCACACAGGACAGCCGACCGGGGCGCGGGCTGACGTGGCCGTGGTTCCTGGTGGTGGTGATCGCGTATGCGGCCATCATCCAGGGGCTGGGTGCGCTGATCGGGGTGGACACCAGCTACTCCGACAGCCAGTTCCCCACCACCGAGTCCCTGGTGCGCAACGCACTGATTCCCATCGGGGCGTCGATCGTGTTCGCGGCGGCCGTTGTGACCTGGCTCGGCTGGTGGCGCGAGGTCCTGCACTATCGCGCGCCTGTGCGGCGCTGGGTGCGCTGGGTGCCGATCTCGATGCTCGTGGTCGCGCTGGTCGGGGTCAACTACGGTCACCTCGCCGACCAGAGCCTCTCCCTGGTGGCCTGCCTGCTCGTCCTCGGCCTGTTCGTCGGCGTCGGCGAGGAGCTGATGTTCCGCGGCATCGGAGTCCACGTATTCCGCCGGGCCGGACTCACCGAAGGCAAGGTCGCCCTCTACTCCTCCCTGGTCTTCGGCCTTGTGCACATCAGCAACGCCTTCGGCGAAGGAGCACAGGCCATTGCCCAGGCCCTCATCGTCTCCACCTCCGGCTACTTCTTCTACCTGTGCCTGCGCGTCGGCGGCATCATCCTGCTGCCGATGCTCGTCCACGGACTCTGGGACACCAGCCTGATCTCCAACCTCGTCGGCGACGAGCCCCAGGCGTCCGTAGGCATGGCCCTCATCATCCTCCTCCAGGTCACCCTCATCGTTGTGGTGCTCGTCAAGCGCCACAAGATCGAACCCGTAGCCCTGAGCCGCCGCGAACCGGTCACAGGCCCGAACCAGTCCGCCGCATAG